The DNA window ttggccaatgaaagtacaccaccaccaagcttaacaattcgttttgaatagaatttgtgtttttatcagaattctagcagcaaaaaaaaattaccatatcacccccaaaatttgcttatgaattcaatatattggagctgtcaattgtccccgggcttacggtaaagatgactaaatagaaacaaaaaacaatgaaacgacaacaacaattaatttcctcaaacaaaacaaatttttttttaccgttgcttaatttcccaaatatagaacaataaataattattatgggtcattgaaacaCAGTCGTTACTCTagattcttcaaatttgtccattgcaatcattatttcatgcgaagtcgtagtatgcaacatcgacaatttttctatttcgttcttcaaattttacaactgtaaaaatagttccacctttcatttattatcttgcatttggcaagcaaggtgggcactattggagcttcagttgaaacaaaattcgatatggttgcgagaatagggatctttaatttggaaaaattgtgctagtttttcatatgtattggtagcgggtgtccttacgagtacactcatatcattcttaaaccttaattattcttttatgatttttaaatttaaaaaaaaaccaaattaaattcaaccaacaaactgacagttgtcctactaaatgacgtatctgcaaatatctcgttcgcctcattgttaaccggtaCAGAatcccacacagcatgatctggtactttgtcaatccgctagcagcctgccattcaagtttcatctgcaaactatggtagatctgataaggcaacctatagagtcgtgcaagtcgcatgggtttggatgtgttattgtcctaaaaggaaacaaactaaaaaatgtttttttcaatagtttcgggccaaaaaatttaaaaatacctgagatattaactcacggtactaatctgcatcagaatatgccttaacccgcacacccctaaagatccctattacattttgtgcaatgtgttcaacagatgtcgctagtacatcttgggcgatgttttttttagattttctttaagctgtaacgtttgtttgtatgtatgaagtctgttacaatagaaaccgaaaatttaggaaaggaattgtacagccaagaatttttttttagttacataggcgtcaatattcgtcacgccgacacacgccggcgcgccgccgccggtagggtccaacggcgtgacgccgccaacgccgccgccgccggccaaaaatgtcgcttacgccgccgccgattaaaaatgcatcggcgcacacctctagttctagagacgacaatgtgaacctcccacccgagttcggattgacggtaacgaaatcgagatggtcgacgaattcatgtatttgggctcactggtaaccgacgacaacgataacagcagagaaattcagagacggatcatagcgggaaatcgtgcctactttggactccagtggacgctccggtcgaacaaaattcgccgccgcacgaagttgattatcttcaagacgctgattagatcggtggtcctttacggccacgagacctggactatgctcgtggaggaccaacccgcccttggagttttcgaacgaatagtgttgcgtaccatctatggtggcgtgcaaatggaagacggaacgttgcgcaggcgaacgaaccatgagttgtatcagctgcacattcgttgtattggtacgaaaattaatgaaaaataacggatcaaagaccaaaaatatccacaaattagatccaggaaaagaagtccccaaagtaccactctcgatgggggatgcaactacaatgtgtcttctaacttatcgtcgtccatatttggatatactgagtagtttgaaccatttctttttcacagtattggtctgtataggacttatttatccatatttcctgcacgagaattccgaacgaaacaatacaaacacggcttttatgcaatcgacatagcctagacatttcacactatttacatcaatacaaataaaaactttgaaatatctacctgtctcatccacgaatcgcattctccctgtcgttctctgtttaggggcttgaaagcacatgtgaccttgtctccttttactatattcaattgcgcgttaaaatactggaccagtaaattctattctgtacataaatctttttttcgggaatatgtggccaaaaagtaaactttgaattcgtcaagtaaggatgcatgaaaacaaaaagaataaaaccaaaaaaagatggaagcactagaaagtccattgcatatttattagccttttctcagaagatgggattttcaaaaacatttcaaaactttctgatgcaatggttttcaaattcgtacaatccggtttttTCATTATCTTTTTTCAAAAAagtgtttggcttcaaatatatgatcatttcattttgattaataatttcattccgcatctttttattcgttttgttcatctgcgttcattttacttattttattcgtttcattctttggattcactctgatcagtttattctttttgtgcattttactcatatcattcattgttttcattgtatgcattttattaattttttccagtttattcattttgttcagtttctttattttaataatctgactactttttcagttttaatcatttcatccaaataatttatttgattcaatttatttctttatattaatttataaccttttactgttgctcaatttttcattttaatcaatgcatttaattctgctcattttcttctttttattcattttatcactccagcttattttatttatttgattcgtttgttttatttatgcatttcatttattttttactttattcattttgttcatccattctttttattcatgtgatcaatttcattaatttgattcattgtattcactggatgaattaaatcaattttattcatttgattcatgtgattcgtgtgattcatgtgattcatttgattcatatgattcatttgattcatttgattcatttgattcatttgattcatttgattcatttgattcatttggttcatttgattcatttgattcatttgattcatttgattcatttgatttattttgattcatttgaatcacttgaatcatttgattcatttgatttatttgctttatttattattttcattagattcatttgattcttttgattgatttgattcatttgattcatatgattcatttgattcattcgatttatctgattcattttattcgtatctttaattttatgcatttcatgttcagtcattcgatttatttcattcaatttgttagtatgagtcaatttattctattaatcttataactatttctatatataatcttaatttttatgtaataacctaatctaatttgattcgtgtatttggatcaaaattataatgatttccattaatttttctactcattttatgaatttaaaaacctattgtttcattttttgctttacttttttatttcggtcgttttgttgatttctccaatttattcagtttatttgagattttattcgtgcaagactagaaactgttttcatcccacctctaattgggtgcctacttctcgtgagttctgcaaactaatccaatagtgaaatgtgtaagaaatgtctcatctcactgctaggtggattaaattggtttttttacaataactaccgttttacaccaccgatttcatccgggttttttcaatagcgatcattgttactatttacagctggtatcagcttgataatcctaaaaaaatacgagaaaaaaaacagtttcgcctctaaactgctagcaaaaaaagtatcgccctgtttgtttgcatggagcgtggagggcgaaactttaaataaacaaacaaaaatacagtttcgcccgttgtattttttgctgcagtttaagaaagcaatatcgtagaattaaaatttttagcttaatttgttgcgtttcaaagccctcattcgcatgtatgaaaaaagccttatgtttacatttgtaagtatcgcccttttcacaaaaaagcgttgaaatgaaatcgcagctcctgatatcacgctatctcttaAGTGCAtacgtgcatagttccaaattttacttcgacatcgactttttctaaaggtgacttcccagtagtatccttgatttgaattattatcgctaatcctaatgccaaagaacaaataaaaacctctcgaaaacgaaccgtttgggaaaagcatgatcattactggaattttcattttcacgaaacttttcgataaccttccgtcacttgcgttaatgcactgggtgcacagtgctctgaaaatctagcgaaatcgctaTCGCTAGATcgaccagcgggtctaattcagagctatctgcgcggcgagttaaatctgtaaagaatactaaaaattaatttctagtccataattttcagttcagcaattcgagagatcgtgcccACTAGAGATGAGCAATCCGCTCCGGAGCTGCTCCAACGAATCGATTCATTTAAGTGAGCTGATGAGCTGCAGCTCTTTTTTTAAGAACCGCAGCTCACCCGCTCACCCTACAACACCACTGAGCAATTCTGTGCTGACCGTTTCTTCGATTCATGACGGAACGGGAAAAGCCATGGGAAGAGCAGAACTGAGAGAGCGAAAGAAAAAAGAACTCAACAGCTCATAGCGTCTCGGACTCGGATATACATACATGTGCATCAATCGTTCTTtgtttgtctgcttgggccgaTCAGTCAACGAAAGTGTTTCCCTCTCGTTTTGTCTTACGATGCGAAAACTTCTACACTGATGAAAATGGATACGCTTCATTCAAGTGGTTCATCACTTCATATGCAACTTTCAGCATCTCGATTTCAAATAACAATGGTTTCATTTCCTAAAAGTTTAATACCAAATACTTTATCACATTAACATAATTAACATAATAATCGTAAGCTCGTAACGATCGcacgtgttttttttttcatttttatattatGTGTTGAAATTCTAGTGGTTCACCGTCTATTTTCCACCCCTTTTTTACAACAGTGTATCTCAAATGAGTGACACTTGAAATGTGCATGTAAACATTTCGATTAAAAGTGAAGTGAGTAGAACGTTGTTTGGATGAAACTGTGCCAGGTTTGCTGTTCGGTTAACAGTGAAACTTATCAGAAGAAACACAACTACTCGGAGGAATGGGTTCGATAGTGGCCGGAAGCGTCCTCGACATACCGGATGCGGAACCGGGCATTCTAGTCTACTATCGGGTAGTGGTTCACTATATGGATGATGACTTGGTACAGCAGTTTGACGAAAACAGAAACAATCCAGAGGTTGAAGTGAAAAGAGAAGTATGATAATCGTAACGTATTTGCGAACATTTTGTGACTCCGAAACATTTCAGGGTGAATTTCGCCACGGCCCACGAACAGCATCTGCTTCCGTATAATCACCACGTGAACTCCCTAGCTATCCTGGGCATATCGAAACCCTTGTAACTATAGTGACTATAGAATGTGCTTTTTGGAATCGGTCGATATAAGAAGCACTGCAAGTCGGATACCTTCTGGTGGAAGCAATTTCCGTAGAGTAATGAtattaatattatttatttttaattatttcaataaaaacaaactTTCTTTGTTTCCTTTGTGTTCAACATTCGAAATACATATTCAAACCAAcacattaaaattttttttttttttttttatttcgattatagaggttttaatcttaaggtcattcgcctcttcgggttagaaaaatctcttgtgaaaattttctaaccctatgtgcgggggtcGGGacacgaacccaggtgcgctgcgtacaaggtaatcgatttaccaactacgctacacccacccccACATTAAAATTCATTTCTAGCATATTTGATTCCAAGTGCTTGGAAATTTCCGATAAAACTACACGATGCTTGAAGTTCatgtattgcgcacttcccaccaacctggactccgcacttttaaagtgcgagtgattgaactgctactgaaaactgcgagctgtcaaaacacatatttcaagtgatagagatggtattttcatagacagaccagttgaactaaccagtctatgagaagaaatTAATggaagaatagtaagtgcgcagtgcggttagaatccagcttttagtgccacaagcaatattaATGTAGTGAAAATAAGCTTCATCGTTTTAAAATACGAattgtctttcatttgaaaacgaTATGATTGCCACTATAGAttgagatcactcgcactttgaaagtgaggagtccaggttggtgggaagtgtgCAATATTCTGCCAATTAAATCTATAGGTCAAACGAAATGACATTCATGTTTAATTCATTTGGAAATTTTAGTCAATGGGATCGCTTATGATTTTGATATGCTTTTCATGCAATGTGcgcatgaatttcattttcatattacGCACACTCCATTAGATATTAAAATGGCAACTGTGTGCAATTCATGTGTTTTAGGATTGAATCATATCAATAGCTTTCCACATGATCCAGcacatgatgttaacgtgtCCAGTTTTTTCAGTGCGGTAAATCCGTTCAAAAATTGGATCGACATGTGCCCTCTAGTAATTATAAATCCTTTTGGGAGACCATCACAAATATTTTAATACTTTGATCGTAGCGTGCATGTTGTTCTCGCTATCTTTTTCATCCTGTTTTTCAACGATTTCTGTTTTCGCTTGCATTTATAGTTGGTGGCCATTTTCTTAAATTTAGATAGCTTAATTGCACAAATTGTGTCTATCGGTGTCGGGTCGGTATAGTTCGAAACAAGATTAAGGTAAGAGCACATATTTGGGAAATGCGAGGTTGAATATTATTTAATTAACGCATATTTTAGATTCCGCCATGTCTACGCGAGGGAGAATAACGAGTGGTATATGGTATCACTTTTCGAAGGAAGGAACCAAAGCGAAGTGTCGGTATTGTTACACGATAATTTCGTCGTCGAATGGATTCACTGGAAATATGAAAAGGCACTTAAAAAGTAAACATCCGATGGTATCTTATGACAGAAACGCAACAGAAAGTGTTGGTGCTGATCTTGCTGGGTCTGAAAAAGAATCAGGTGGTAACGAAAGTACACCTAAACATGATATGCCGTTAAATGCCGATTCACGCGATGATGGCAAGGGTGTTTCTGATTCTGGTGTTGCTGATAACGGTACTATTGTGGTTTCTTCGTGTACTGTTCCCAAAATTTCGAGTCATTCAAGTAAGACGCCTCTCATGACTAGATATGTCGATGTCCACCGACCGGTGCCAATTGCGAAAAGCAGGTCGCTGGATTCTCAGTTGCTTAAGATGATTTGCAAAGAGTATCATCCATTTTCACTCGTAGAAGATGCTGAGTTTAAGGAATTTGTTCGCATGTTGTGCCCAATGTACGTTCTACCGAGTAGAAAAACACTAACAAATAGCTTGTTGCCTACTTTGTACAACGAGGCTCTAGCAAAAGTTAAGCAGGAGCTTGAAGAAGCGTCCGCAGTCAGCTGGACTAGCGATGGGTGgacaaatataaataatattagTTTTTATGCTTTAACTGCCCATTTTATTGATCAAAGAGGTAGCTTAAAGTCATATTTACTTGAGTGCTCTGAATTCGATGATAAACATACAGGTGAAAATATAGCGTCATGGATCACTAAGGTACTACAATCATTTAATATTGATTTCAAGATAACTGCAATCGTCACTGATAACGCTTCTAATATGAAGTCTGCAGCATCTATATTgaatctatctatctatgtTAAACCATTATTTATGCAGAAGTCACCTTTATCACATTAATATTATTGAAACAAATCTATGCGAATGCTCAGAATCTTATGAAGATATTGATCACATAATTTTACGTTGTCCTCGATATTCTGAAACTAGACGCcattttctttcttctttttcttgtACTGGGAGACCTATTTTTCACTCTATAAGAGATGTATTAAGTAATAGAGACTTAGCTATCCAcaaaattatatttgaattttttttaaaatcaaatatCAAACTTAGCTTCTTCATACATTCTAATGCCTTTACAGGTACGCAATGGATAACCGACGATGACTGAATCAAGATGAAGCACAGCTCCGTTATGGTTTAATTTTTAACCGAGCGAGCTGAAATAGTTTAAGAATTTATTGTATATACATATTTTGGAAAGAATAAGTAGGTTTTTTATGCCTTTTTGAGAtgagattgaaatgaaatttcccTCAAAGGGGCTTTTCCTTACttctaaaaaaattacaaagtaataaatacaaatacatgCTCAAGAAAATACTTTAACTTTCTGAAATTTCCCTGTAACGTGGCCCTACGTTGAGCGCCAAAACGTAGCTGCCAAAGATGTAGCTACGTAACTGTCCGCTGAAATGTTTATCCCTGATCGCACAACAAGTGATTTAAGCACCACCTCTTACGAGGACCACTTGTCATGTTCTAGGTTGCTCGACCAGAAACCCAAGCCCAGGGAGGGTTATTTTACTAAAATTTGGGGGAAACGCAACGGCATACGCAAAAGCCGAAGGGTACTCCGTCTCGCGGGACGATCTCAAGCAATATCCGAAAAGTTCGTAACTAAACAATCGTACATTTACACCAACTCCTGGTTACCATCACTGGCAGAGTTCCTAATAATTATCAAATAATAAGCCAGCTTATGAAACCAGAGTGGGGACTGTTTTCCCAAGCAGTCCTACCCAGagtaaacaacaacaaaaaactacAAGGAACGAACGCGAAACATGAGGCCCTTCAACTAGACAAACTATCGAAATATAACCTCAAATCACTTAAACATTCGCTTAGAGGACACGCAAACTAATTTTTACATTTAATACACAAACTAACATTACTACACTTATTTTGCAAATCCTACATTTCCAATGCCGGTTCAGGGCCCTAGCATGTGCGAGTGGAACATTTTGAACTAGCTATAATTTCTGCCATTTCTTAAGCTTTTGCTCACCCTGCGCATTTAGGCCGTTACTCACAGTCTGTCCTTATTTGCTGAACATCTAACGCTGCTGCAGATGCGCACTCACACCATCTAACGTCGACAACTGCTGGTGCCGCGCTGCTTGCACCAAATATGACAAGTGCTGTTTCGTTCTTTTTAGCGCCGAGGCTGTTGTTGAGGTCCTAGCTGGGATTGACGGTAACTGCTGGTAGTGTCGGACCTCCGGACAGCGTACCGGCAACAAATTACGGATCTAAAGATCCGGCTGACAGCATTTAGCGATGCCGCATTAGGCACGTGGCTGCGCCTCTTTGTCCGGGATTTAGTGGCAACGTTCACAATTCTTCAAATCCAGAGGGCGGCGGCAGGAGGTGGGATGATCTTTGCTGGCGGCGCGGTAGTAGCTTCACCAGGCGCAAAATCTGCAATTAAAATCCGTCACATGGCAGGCAGACGGTTTGAGTTTGCTATTTGAAGACCTATTCATttaacctttttacatttcttataaaagaaatgtatagaattcgctcaaattttcaagattttttccgaggcccggagggccgagtcttatataccatttgactcatctcgacgatttgggacaatgtctgtgtgtgtgtgtctgtgtgtgtatgtaacggacaaattctcattcgtgtttctcagcaatggctgaaccaaattatccaaaccaatttcaaatgaaagaactaacaaacagtaagaacgttattaatttttttttgattctgatgtttagtttccaagatatgaatgtttcaatgcgtaaaaatgacgttttttgcatttttttaaaattatctgccgaaattgacaatatagattaacaattcatATGGTTTTAGAcggctttaacgaatacctttcgaacaagctatagattgttgaaatcggactattctCAAAAGAGCTATTTAACATAAAAGGCGGACAAAAGATTTTTGCTaattcccattgccagaaatatgaccaagaacatgtaatctattattaacgccaaaacggcttattttaggtcaatagtatcttcggagaatttaatggaggcaatatgccctttcttttggtattgtgcttttggtgactaatccccctacgagtgagatattttcacaaattttcttggaagtgattatatcgaaatgatgccttcagcaaatttgtagctcttacttttgcgaataactttactgaagacatcaaatatctattttgaatactttaaaagttatggcttgttgtttgtggattactctttgtcgtgttcaatatagtaataatccattgaaataagccaaacattatttcgataaatcgaattttgtatttcatttttctatctacagccgctagaaataatcaccgaacactatCAAGGTTTGGGggttaacaccatacaacacccccccccccacacaatacccataaaaatattggattgaagttgaaaatttattgatgcagactgatttaattcaatattacaataagaattatctgatccgtagatttataacctgttgttgtaaacatcatgaagactttcgataaattgtcggaatggagtcctgatatgtaactgatctattggtcttgatttcacagttgtctaattgcatcaatatcaaattcctgcctgaaaacattccaatagaaaattccagagttctgtaatcaatcataatcctcagatttgttttcaaattgatctcgtttttgtagagatgtactgtaataagggtctttatttaataggaagcgaagttaaaattgatttaatgtctatgaaacatagaacttctcaccaaaaaaatgcacaactttcaacatttgctaaaaatttttttgcctttctcattcactctaaaatttgtcaatctaatcccgacccggagggccgagtgtcatatgccaatcgactgagttcgtcgagatcggaaaatgtatgtgtgtgtatgtatgtgtgtgtatgtctgtatgtgaaaaaaatgtgacctgtgtttctcagagatggctgaaccgatttgcacaaagttagtctcaaatgaaaggtacaaccttcccatcggctgctattgaattttttttattgattggacttccggttccggagttacgaattgaagagtgcaataacacagcaaattcccatataaatcgaaatgaaaaattttcgaaatcaaatttgtatttttgatgccaaatgactttaaaatgcatgaaacattgagatgtttgacaaaaattgacttttttggactttggtacatttttgcctttctcatatagaaaggttatgcaatcactctaaaaatcgtcaatcataccggcccggagggagtatgcagtaaggggttgctactttaaaattaaaactagtttaaaatttcttaacaagttgaaaattttcggcagggcctggacctcccggatttttctccattatccgccgctggtttcaagcgatgtttcagtatcgacacatagtatctcaagatcgtggctgtcgatccattgtatgtatgtgcaaatcgtactgaacatgtaatattcattttcaccattgtattgaacataaccagccatggaatcgtagtctggacaaatgagaaaagcacaattgcatcactaggtggattaaaacaggttttattttgggaatgcgtcgagttgagacgaaaacgtaatatgattaataacgaggataacactttccgaatgtagagagaaatttatgaaaaatgacgatttccattcgattctagcaggttctgatcgattttgatgagcatttgatttttgttgtatgatcaattacactcaagtttttttttacgcggtttttttttgcgcggtatttttttacgcggtttttttttacgcggattttgaaatttacgcggttttcatttacgcggattttgaaatttacgcggttttcatttacgcggattttgaaatttacgcggttttcatttacgcggtttttgaaatttacgcggttttcatttacgcggattttggaatttacgcggtatccatcaatgaggttccctttatcgcggattcttaaatttaagtggtcttcatttacgcggattttgaaatttacgcggttttcatttacgcggattttgaaatttacgcggttttcatttacgcggattttgaaatttacgcggttttcatttacgcggattttgaaatttacgcggttttcatttacgcggattttgaaatttacgcggttttcatttacgcggattttgaaatttacgcggtttttgaaatttacgcggttttcatttacgcggattttggaatttacgcggtatccatcaatgaggttccctttatcgcggattcttaaatttaagtggtcttcatttacgcggattttgaaatttacgcggttttcatttacgcggattttgaaatttacgcggttttcatttacgcggattttgaaatttacgcggttttcatttacgcggattttgaaatttacgcggttttcatttacgcggattttgaaatttacgcggttttcatttacgcggttttcatttacgcggctcgtatcccccgcgtaaaaaaaacctgagtgtatatgtataggtcaaatgcttAAAAACTGTAATTTatgtcatactatgttgcgtttcggcttcgcctcttcagaaaccgacactaacgtattgtcggaatagattagcgccggcttgacgcaaatcccttaaaactaaaacacactatgtgtttcaatcaaacgactgatcaaacgtgatgtcccgttcgagcagaagttctgtttatgccgatgagacacaagtgaagccgaaacttgtcttggcttagcaggcctatgcgaaagcactatgctatatttcaccctaaggaggaaaatttggtaaaaaccaaaatttctcactagggtgaaaatttgttggtaagaaccagtctttgtacaggagggcacaaatccttatttcatactatgttgcgtttcggcttcgcctcttcagaaaccgacactaacgtattgtcggaatagattagcgccggcttgacgcaaatcccttaaaactaaaacacactatgtgtttcaatcaaacgactgatcaaacgtgatgtcccgttcgagcagaagttctgtttatgccgatgagacacaagtgaagccgaaacttgtcttggcttagcaggcctatgcgaaagcactatgctatatttcaccctaaggaggaaaatttggtaaaaa is part of the Topomyia yanbarensis strain Yona2022 chromosome 1, ASM3024719v1, whole genome shotgun sequence genome and encodes:
- the LOC131693973 gene encoding zinc finger BED domain-containing protein 6-like yields the protein MSTRGRITSGIWYHFSKEGTKAKCRYCYTIISSSNGFTGNMKRHLKSKHPMVSYDRNATESVGADLAGSEKESGGNESTPKHDMPLNADSRDDGKGVSDSGVADNGTIVVSSCTVPKISSHSSKTPLMTRYVDVHRPVPIAKSRSLDSQLLKMICKEYHPFSLVEDAEFKEFVRMLCPMYVLPSRKTLTNSLLPTLYNEALAKVKQELEEASAVSWTSDGWTNINNISFYALTAHFIDQRGSLKSYLLECSEFDDKHTGENIASWITKVLQSFNIDFKITAIVTDNASNMKSAASILNLSIYVKPLFMQKSPLSH